The Alicyclobacillus macrosporangiidus CPP55 genome segment ATGGTGTTGCCCGTCGAACAGAACCTGATCGGGTTGCCTGGCGCGAAGAAGGCAGACCTTCGGGAGGTTTGGTCGCACCCTCAGGCCATCGCTCAGTGCCGGCGGTATTTGCGCCAGCTCGGGGTCGAGGTGAAGACGTTCGACAGCACTGCGGCGGCCGCAATGGCATTGGCCCGGGATCGCCGTCCAGAAGTGGGGGTCATCGCGCCGGCCCTGTCGGCTCAGACGTTCTCACTCGACATCTTGGAGCGGGGCATCCAGGACTATCAGCCGAATCACACCCGGTTTGGGGTGCTCCGCCGGGGCCCGGCGGTGGACCCCCACGCGGACAAGACCATGTTGCTCATCACGCCGTGCGAAGAACACTACGGGGTATTGGCCAGCCTGTTGAACGTCCTGGCCGCATTCCGCCTCAATCTCACCTGGATTGAATCCAGACCCACCCGCCGCAGGTTGGGCACGTATCAATTCCTGCTCGACGTGGACGGCGGGATGCACGAGGAGGCGGTGGCGAAGGCCATCTCGGTGATAGAGACCATCGGCCACGAGGTTCGCGTGCTCGGCAGTTACCGCACCGTTGTGTTGTGACATGGAGCTGGGGCCTTTCTCCTATCCCTTGCATCGCTTGCGCTGATTCGAAATAGAGGACGAGCAGCGCCACGGCGTCACGGTCCGGTTTGCCGGCGACCTCCCCCCGGGGGTGGGGGGAGGTCGCGGAGAGAGGACCTGTACGTGCGTGGCGTTTTGTCACTTCACTTCCGCAGGGACGACTTCGCGTGCCACACGAGTAATGACCGCGTCGGGCAGACGGAAGGTCACCCCCGCCGGATCGGCGTGCACCAGGTCCACGATATGCGCCAGCGCCTCCTCCGGGATGTGAAACTCCGCGAAGGTCTCCGGTAGTCCCACCGCCTCACGCAACGCGCGGATCCGTTCGATCACGTGCGCCAAGCACCCCTCGGCATCCGCCGGCACCTCCGTGAAGCCGGCGTCGCGCGCGAAGCTCTGAATGCGAGGCAAATAGAACGGTGGCAGTGCGGCCATGACGTTCGGCAACAGGACCGCGTTCGCCAGGCCGTGGGGGATGCCGAACCGGGCGCCGAACGCGTGCGCCATGTTGTGCACCGGGATGGCGTTGAGGGCCATGCTGAACGCCGTGATAGCCAGGGTACTCGCGACCAACATGTTCGCCCGGGCGGAGAGATCCTCCCCGCGGTGCACGGCGGTGGGGAGGTTCTCCAGGATCAGGCGTACCGCGTGCAGGGCGTATGCGTCCGCCATCGGATTGGCCTGCGGGGAGAAGTACCCTTCGATGGCGTGGGTCAGGGCGTCGAATCCCGTGAAGGCCGTCACCCGCGGCGGGAGGCCGACGGTCAGCTCCGGATCGAGCAGGGCCACATCGGCGTTGACGAACGGGTGGATAAGGTTCACTTTGACCTGCAGTTCATCATGGAAGACCACGGCGATGGGCGAGACCTCGGCGCCGGTCCCCGCCGTCGTCGGCAGGGCCACGTGCGGGATGGGGATGTACTGGGCCTTCGGCCAG includes the following:
- a CDS encoding iron-containing alcohol dehydrogenase; amino-acid sequence: MPYVTSLFQFSVRTSVTSGAGSRALLPETVRGLGGRRAVLFTDKGLTNAGITEKVAELFRVMPGPVQLVGVFDEIEQDAKASIINRAARFYKECAGDSLVALGGGSVLDTVKGVKWMLHKGLTDIREGLTGNVIETWPKAQYIPIPHVALPTTAGTGAEVSPIAVVFHDELQVKVNLIHPFVNADVALLDPELTVGLPPRVTAFTGFDALTHAIEGYFSPQANPMADAYALHAVRLILENLPTAVHRGEDLSARANMLVASTLAITAFSMALNAIPVHNMAHAFGARFGIPHGLANAVLLPNVMAALPPFYLPRIQSFARDAGFTEVPADAEGCLAHVIERIRALREAVGLPETFAEFHIPEEALAHIVDLVHADPAGVTFRLPDAVITRVAREVVPAEVK
- the pheA gene encoding prephenate dehydratase, giving the protein MRIGFLGPRGTFTEEAATRYYQGHDVVLTPFPSIVAVMDAVLDGRVDRGVVPIENSIEGSVTLTLDGLLENPDLFVEGGMVLPVEQNLIGLPGAKKADLREVWSHPQAIAQCRRYLRQLGVEVKTFDSTAAAAMALARDRRPEVGVIAPALSAQTFSLDILERGIQDYQPNHTRFGVLRRGPAVDPHADKTMLLITPCEEHYGVLASLLNVLAAFRLNLTWIESRPTRRRLGTYQFLLDVDGGMHEEAVAKAISVIETIGHEVRVLGSYRTVVL